From the Lolium rigidum isolate FL_2022 chromosome 2, APGP_CSIRO_Lrig_0.1, whole genome shotgun sequence genome, one window contains:
- the LOC124689838 gene encoding amino acid transporter AVT6B-like, with the protein MSLARGKDGIIDLDASLAASARRHIGNNAATDTTLEAASTEKIQSWINKCLADASLNLLIRDQKADERWTALLQKQEEKIQIEKECVVVKKHKDDFMLLTASTLGMDPWVLEVHNFYKAMILDKVDAKRVASIASASTPALRSSTLSPSSSRSKQMGIGDASSSETRDEAMPLLPFNEEHGILGYSIHEFNGASFSGAVFNLSTTIVGAGIMALPASIKMLGIVPGILMIVLLAFLTEASIDMLLRCSHEGEITSYGRLMGDSFGRWGRIALQASVVINNLGVMIVYMIIIGDVLSGTSTNGVHHRGVFEGWFGSQLWNSRPVVLLATTIFVFAPLVSFKKLDSLKYTSAISVALAVVFVVITAGIAIVRLFQGTAEIPKLFPKIDENNSIWELFTAVPVLVTAYICHYNVHSIDNELEDRTQTKPIVQTSLALCSTVYVATGLFAYLLFGEGTLSDVLANFDSDLRIPFSDVFNDVVRVSYVVHVMLVFPIVFFALRLNFDGLLFPTSGHISLDNRRFTIISISLLVVIYLAANFIPSIWDAFQVTGATAAVLIGFIFPAMIILRDSYGVATKRDKILAITMIVLAVLSNLVALYTDALNIIYRKAEV; encoded by the exons ATGTCCTTGGCGAGGGGCAAAGATGGAATCATTGATCTAGATGCATCGCTTGCAGCATCGGCACGGCGCCATATCGGCAACAACGCGGCCACGGATACCACGCTTGAAGCAGCGTCGACCGAGAAGATCCAGTCATGGATCAACAAGTGCCTCGCTGATGCCTCTTTGAACCTGCTCATTCGAGACCAGAAGGCCGACGAGAGGTGGACGGCGCTACTCCAAAAGCAAGAAGAGAAGATTCAGATTGAGAAGGAGTGTGTCGTCGTGAAGAAACACAAAGACGACTTCATGCTCTTGACCGCCTCGACATTGGGAATGGATCCCTGGGTTCTGGAGGTGCACAACTTCTACAAAGCCATGATCCTCGACAAGGTCGACGCTAAAAGGGTCGCTTCCATTGCATCGGCATCAACTCCAGCTTTGAGATCCTCCACGCTCTCCCCATCGTCATC GAGATCGAAGCAAATGGGGATTGGCGACGCCTCATCTAGTGAAACGAGAGATGAGGCCATGCCACTTCTCCCGTTCAACGAGGAACATGGAATACTGGGATACAGTATCCACGAGTTCAATGGAGCTTCTTTCTCTGGCGCGGTTTTCAATCTGTCGACGACCATTGTAGGGGCTGGGATCATGGCCCTGCCGGCGAGCATCAAGATGCTAGGCATTGTACCTGGTATCTTGATGATCGTCCTCTTGGCGTTTCTCACGGAGGCGTCCATTGACATGCTGCTCAGGTGCAGCCACGAGGGCGAGATTACGTCCTATGGCCGGCTCATGGGCGACAGTTTTGGTCGGTGGGGGAGGATCGCGCTGCAAGCATCTGTGGTGATAAACAACCTCGGCGTCATGATTGTATACATGATTATCATTG GTGATGTGCTATCCGGAACATCTACAAACGGTGTTCATCACCGTGGTGTCTTTGAGGGATGGTTTGGATCTCAATTGTGGAATTCTCGGCCGGTTGTTCTCCTCGCCACGACTATTTTTGTGTTTGCTCCATTGGTGAGCTTTAAGAAATTGG ATTCATTGAAATACACATCTGCTATATCGGTTGCTCTTGCTGTGGTTTTTGTTGTCATCACTGCTGGAATCGCTATTGTCAGACTCTTCCAAGGAACTGCTGAGATTCCTAAACTCTTCCCTAAGATAGATGAAAATAATTCCATCTGGGAACTCTTTACAGCTGTACCGGTTCTTGTCACTGCCTACATTTGCCACTACAATG TTCACAGCATCGATAATGAGCTGGAAGATAGAACTCAGACGAAGCCCATAGTGCAAACTTCACTGGCTCTCTGTTCGACTGTCTACGTTGCGACAGGCTTGTTTGCGTATCTCCTCTTTGGCGAGGGTACACTGTCCGATGTGCTCGCTAATTTTGACTCTGACCTCCGTATTCCATTCAGCGATGTCTTCAATGATGTAGTGAGAGTCAGCTATGTTGTCCATGTCATGCTGGTCTTCCCTATAGTCTTCTTTGCCCTTAGGCTCAACTTCGATGGACTGCTATTCCCCACCTCAGGGCACATTTCTCTTGACAACCGAAGGTTCACCATTATCTCAATCTCACTCCTTGTTGTGATTTATCTTGCTGCTAACTTCATACCGAGCATCTGGGATGCGTTCCAAGTCACCGGTGCCACGGCTGCTGTCCTTATTGGCTTCATATTTCCTGCTATGATCATACTGAG GGATTCTTATGGAGTTGCAACCAAGCGCGACAAGATTTTAGCTATAACCATGATAGTGCTTGCTGTGCTGTCAAATTTGGTGGCCTTATACACTGATGCGCTGAACATTATCTACAGGAAGGCGGAGGTCTAG